A genomic region of Candidatus Zixiibacteriota bacterium contains the following coding sequences:
- a CDS encoding DMT family transporter, with amino-acid sequence MLLSCITWAIYTVLARKLSSAAPLAVNNVVLTIAAVIIVPYVLFTSGFKPFISLPPKIIIALIFLGVFCLGLAYWFWTEALRRKPAAKVGAYIYLEPLSTMAVAPFVLNESITVFHILGGGLVILGVWLVEKKSESLEYLKKGRSHARDGGSRPPGGWFGHLVG; translated from the coding sequence ATACTGTTATCCTGTATTACATGGGCGATATACACTGTTTTGGCCAGAAAATTATCATCAGCCGCGCCTCTGGCCGTAAATAACGTTGTCCTGACGATTGCCGCGGTAATAATCGTTCCGTACGTATTATTTACTTCAGGTTTTAAACCTTTTATATCCCTGCCGCCGAAGATCATCATCGCTCTTATTTTTTTGGGAGTCTTTTGTCTGGGTTTGGCATATTGGTTCTGGACTGAAGCTCTCCGCCGTAAACCTGCCGCCAAAGTAGGCGCCTATATATATTTGGAGCCTTTATCAACTATGGCTGTAGCCCCGTTTGTGCTCAATGAATCGATTACTGTTTTTCATATCCTGGGAGGGGGATTGGTCATTTTGGGAGTTTGGCTGGTTGAGAAAAAAAGTGAATCTTTAGAGTATTTAAAAAAAGGGCGGTCGCATGCAAGGGATGGGGGCTCGCGACCGCCTGGGGGTTGGTTTGGCCATTTAGTAGGCTAG
- a CDS encoding DMT family transporter yields MISVLLIIAVWLWGISFVATKLCLDYLTPAEIISARFILAMPFLYIISRHRKLSYSFVRGKWILLLFCGIIIAAHLLIQVEGMKTTTATNTAWLIATIPIFIAVFSIIFLKERLYFFQIGGIAIAAMGVILLISRGKLSDLDYLKSYGD; encoded by the coding sequence ATGATATCTGTTTTATTGATAATTGCCGTCTGGCTCTGGGGAATTTCGTTTGTCGCGACGAAATTATGCCTTGATTATTTGACTCCCGCTGAGATTATTTCAGCTCGTTTTATATTAGCTATGCCGTTTCTGTATATCATTTCCAGACATAGAAAGCTGTCTTATAGTTTTGTTCGAGGCAAATGGATCTTGTTGTTATTTTGCGGAATTATTATTGCTGCTCATTTATTGATTCAGGTTGAAGGAATGAAGACTACTACGGCAACTAATACCGCCTGGCTTATTGCCACGATCCCCATATTTATTGCCGTCTTTTCAATTATCTTTCTCAAGGAGAGATTGTATTTTTTCCAAATTGGAGGAATCGCGATAGCCGCCATGGGCGTTATTCTTCTTATATCGCGAGGGAAATTAAGTGATCTTGATTACCTGAAATCATATGGAGATTAG
- a CDS encoding DMT family transporter — protein MTRLMQYLILIIAAIAVSWAAIFIRLADADPIAIAFYRMALAVLILAPLSAVSSFRKLTKLTKRNLLLLSISGLFLGIHFASWIASLKYTSIANSVIIVSTHPFLIAIAEAIILKTKIGRWTIIGMILAISGMIVIFSSSLGFSNSGILGELLAFIGAVCAAGYLLTGRIIRQDMKNRDYIFLVYLFAALILSIIALITNTSLFGFDEQTWLFFVLLALIPQVIGHSLYNFLLKHMKAHLVGLAILGEPIGASFLAILIFSEFPPTETYIGGGLILAGIALALIRMKSDDKSVETA, from the coding sequence ATGACTCGTTTGATGCAATATTTAATATTGATTATCGCGGCTATCGCGGTAAGTTGGGCCGCCATATTTATTCGCCTTGCCGACGCCGATCCAATCGCGATCGCTTTTTACAGAATGGCTTTGGCAGTTTTAATTCTGGCTCCATTATCAGCGGTCAGCTCGTTCAGGAAGTTAACGAAACTTACGAAGAGAAATCTCCTATTACTATCAATATCGGGTCTTTTCCTCGGTATCCATTTCGCGTCGTGGATAGCCTCTTTGAAATATACTTCGATAGCCAATTCGGTCATAATAGTCAGCACTCATCCGTTTTTAATTGCCATTGCCGAAGCTATTATTTTGAAAACGAAAATTGGCCGCTGGACAATCATCGGCATGATTTTGGCCATTTCAGGAATGATTGTTATTTTCTCTTCAAGCCTGGGATTTTCAAATAGCGGAATTTTGGGTGAGCTTCTGGCGTTTATCGGGGCGGTTTGCGCCGCCGGGTATTTGCTGACTGGTAGAATAATTCGGCAGGACATGAAAAACCGTGATTATATATTTCTGGTTTATCTATTCGCGGCGCTAATCTTATCAATAATTGCCTTGATCACAAATACCTCATTATTTGGATTCGACGAGCAGACATGGTTGTTCTTTGTATTGTTGGCTCTTATTCCACAAGTTATCGGGCATTCGCTATACAATTTTCTATTAAAACATATGAAAGCCCACCTGGTTGGACTGGCAATTCTCGGCGAACCTATTGGAGCTTCATTCCTTGCCATTCTCATTTTCTCTGAATTCCCGCCAACCGAAACATACATTGGAGGCGGATTAATCCTGGCTGGTATCGCTCTGGCGTTGATTCGAATGAAAAGTGATGATAAGTCTGTTGAAACCGCTTGA
- the dnaX gene encoding DNA polymerase III subunit gamma/tau, with protein MSYQVLALKYRPLVFEDLIAQEHVTKTLTRAVETGRIANGYLLTGPRGTGKTTTARILAKALNCVEGPTPTPCNKCSICKEITSGSSLDVLEIDAASNTGVDDIRTLRENIRYLPTSGKKRVFIIDEVHRLSGSAFDALLKTLEEPPEHAVFIFATTEPHKVPPTILSRTQRYDFHRVSATDLSAHLEKLAKLEKVDIEKEAVFLIARKGEGSVRDAISLLDQMIALSEDKITAAETARTLGIVDRQLFVKLLDIIAAGKTDPIFDLVQKLFASGASIKEFVNDFINYLRNLLVQKSSSEPDKFLDISAAEKEALIKQTAYFTEADILRMIQILSELNSELKRGYDERIFLEICLVRLTRMESSISLQEVIERLNRLAGSGIQSDSPGETNLFGNSVSPPVPPQPATKSQKKTELSSDNNIRDPQDFIEDGKPLNLPRVQMSWNRFLEELKNRKQMLASLLAMGHLHNVKDNEITIGFAPSYGPNKQVIEKPESISIVEETLRDFYKIAVRIKFVIDSTIKTPVHTKQEPENLTINAEDLFAKDPDLKKMVERIDGEIVGRRKIEGS; from the coding sequence ATGTCTTATCAGGTATTAGCGTTAAAATACAGGCCTCTCGTTTTTGAGGATCTTATCGCACAGGAGCACGTCACCAAAACTCTGACGCGAGCGGTCGAAACCGGGCGAATCGCCAACGGTTATCTACTTACCGGACCTCGCGGAACGGGCAAGACGACCACCGCCCGCATTCTCGCCAAAGCGCTAAACTGCGTCGAAGGTCCCACCCCCACACCATGCAATAAATGTTCGATCTGCAAAGAAATTACTTCCGGCTCGTCTCTCGATGTTCTGGAAATCGACGCCGCTTCCAATACTGGCGTCGATGACATCAGGACTCTCAGAGAAAATATCAGGTATCTGCCGACGTCCGGCAAAAAAAGAGTTTTTATTATCGATGAAGTTCATCGCCTGTCCGGCTCAGCCTTTGACGCGCTATTGAAAACCCTGGAAGAACCTCCGGAGCATGCCGTTTTTATATTCGCCACCACCGAACCGCACAAAGTGCCTCCGACAATTCTCTCTCGAACACAGCGTTATGATTTCCATCGGGTCAGCGCGACCGATTTGTCAGCCCATCTGGAAAAATTGGCAAAACTGGAAAAAGTCGATATTGAAAAAGAAGCGGTATTTTTAATCGCTCGCAAAGGCGAAGGATCGGTTCGGGATGCTATCTCGCTTTTGGATCAAATGATCGCTCTTTCCGAAGACAAGATAACCGCCGCCGAAACTGCCCGTACCCTCGGTATTGTTGATCGTCAGCTTTTTGTCAAATTACTCGATATTATCGCGGCTGGTAAAACCGATCCGATTTTTGATCTGGTTCAGAAATTGTTTGCTTCAGGGGCCAGCATAAAAGAATTTGTCAACGATTTTATAAATTACTTAAGAAATCTGCTCGTACAGAAATCATCTTCGGAACCGGACAAATTCCTCGATATCTCCGCTGCCGAAAAAGAGGCCCTGATTAAGCAAACCGCTTATTTCACCGAGGCTGACATTTTGAGGATGATCCAAATTCTATCGGAATTAAACTCAGAGCTAAAACGCGGATATGATGAAAGAATCTTTTTGGAAATTTGTCTCGTCCGTCTGACCCGTATGGAATCGAGTATCTCGTTGCAGGAAGTAATCGAACGCTTGAATCGCCTGGCCGGTTCCGGAATACAATCAGATAGTCCCGGAGAAACTAATCTATTTGGAAATTCGGTTTCTCCTCCCGTGCCCCCTCAGCCGGCAACCAAATCTCAAAAAAAAACTGAATTAAGCTCTGACAATAATATTCGGGATCCTCAAGATTTCATCGAAGACGGCAAGCCGCTTAATCTTCCTCGAGTTCAAATGAGTTGGAATCGTTTCCTTGAGGAGTTGAAAAATCGTAAACAGATGCTGGCTTCCTTATTGGCAATGGGACATCTGCATAACGTAAAAGACAATGAAATTACTATCGGTTTCGCTCCCAGTTATGGCCCCAATAAGCAAGTCATCGAAAAGCCTGAGTCGATAAGCATAGTCGAAGAAACGCTTCGCGATTTCTATAAAATCGCGGTGCGAATCAAATTTGTAATTGACTCCACGATTAAAACACCGGTTCATACTAAACAGGAGCCGGAGAACCTGACAATAAACGCCGAAGATTTATTCGCCAAAGACCCGGATTTGAAAAAAATGGTTGAGCGGATTGATGGTGAAATAGTCGGCCGACGAAAAATTGAAGGTTCTTAA
- a CDS encoding YbaB/EbfC family nucleoid-associated protein: protein MAKGMGDMMKQVAKMQRKMEEMQKELADKTVEGSAGGGMVKVVATGAQDIVSIKIDKEVVNPEDVEMLEDLILSAVNQAREKAAELQAETMGSLTGGLNIPGLNLPF from the coding sequence ATGGCCAAAGGTATGGGCGACATGATGAAGCAGGTCGCGAAGATGCAGCGCAAAATGGAAGAAATGCAAAAGGAACTGGCCGATAAAACAGTCGAAGGTTCAGCCGGTGGCGGCATGGTCAAAGTTGTCGCGACCGGGGCCCAGGATATTGTTTCCATCAAAATCGATAAAGAAGTAGTAAATCCCGAAGATGTTGAGATGCTTGAAGACCTCATCTTAAGCGCCGTCAATCAGGCTCGCGAAAAAGCCGCCGAACTGCAGGCGGAAACGATGGGCTCTTTAACCGGCGGATTGAATATTCCGGGATTAAACCTCCCGTTCTGA
- the recR gene encoding recombination mediator RecR translates to MYKSAESVGRLVSLLSRLPGVGRKTAGRLAFHILKMNIEEARDLAEAIVTVKEKVGTCGVCFNISEYDPCAICTDEKRDRAIICVVEEASDIIALEKAEEFTPLYHVLGGCLSPLDGIGPDDLYLKGLLARLDDTVSEIIVATNPDVEGEATAMYINKLIKPFGVKVTRIARGLPVGGDLEYADGVTITRALQGRQEI, encoded by the coding sequence ATGTATAAATCAGCCGAATCAGTAGGACGACTGGTATCTCTTTTATCCCGGCTCCCCGGAGTCGGACGAAAAACAGCCGGCCGATTGGCTTTCCATATTCTCAAAATGAATATAGAGGAAGCTCGCGACCTGGCTGAAGCCATCGTGACGGTCAAAGAAAAAGTCGGAACCTGCGGCGTCTGTTTCAATATTTCCGAATACGACCCCTGCGCTATCTGCACCGATGAAAAACGCGACCGCGCGATAATATGCGTCGTAGAAGAAGCCAGCGATATAATCGCTCTCGAAAAAGCCGAAGAGTTTACTCCGTTATACCATGTCCTGGGCGGGTGCCTCTCCCCCCTCGATGGAATCGGGCCGGATGACCTGTATTTAAAAGGACTTTTGGCGCGGCTTGATGATACTGTTTCCGAGATCATCGTCGCCACTAATCCGGATGTCGAAGGCGAAGCAACAGCAATGTATATTAATAAACTGATCAAACCATTCGGTGTCAAAGTAACCCGCATCGCCCGCGGACTGCCGGTCGGAGGAGATTTGGAATATGCCGACGGCGTCACTATAACGCGCGCGCTGCAGGGCCGCCAGGAAATTTAA
- a CDS encoding DUF4433 domain-containing protein: MTTDKTLICRITHYKNLEGILKRGGIYASNFQPNDGIKFYPIHHVDIQNQRSVINVPCGPGGSIHDYVPYYFGPRSPMLFAISKNKVEEYNEGQQPVIYICAYAEDIKDKGLDFVFTDGHAIMAITRFFDDLKDLDKLYWDIIEGKYWFDSEQYPDRCRRRQAEFLVHKFFPLDCVFEIVVIDKHIQKKVNSVLAKHDIDIPVVVKKNWYY, from the coding sequence ATGACAACAGATAAAACATTAATCTGCAGGATAACCCATTACAAGAATCTAGAAGGGATTCTAAAACGTGGGGGTATATATGCTTCTAATTTTCAACCAAACGACGGCATTAAATTCTATCCAATACATCATGTTGATATACAAAACCAACGTTCAGTTATTAATGTACCATGTGGACCGGGCGGGAGTATTCACGACTATGTTCCATATTATTTTGGTCCACGATCACCGATGTTATTTGCGATAAGCAAGAATAAAGTTGAAGAGTATAATGAGGGGCAACAGCCGGTTATCTACATTTGTGCCTACGCAGAAGATATTAAAGATAAAGGTCTTGATTTCGTATTTACTGATGGCCACGCCATTATGGCAATAACTCGTTTTTTTGATGATTTAAAGGACTTAGATAAATTATACTGGGATATAATCGAAGGAAAATATTGGTTTGATAGTGAACAATACCCTGACAGATGTCGACGCAGGCAGGCGGAATTTCTAGTTCACAAGTTTTTCCCGCTTGATTGTGTTTTTGAAATAGTAGTGATTGACAAGCACATACAAAAAAAAGTAAATTCAGTATTAGCGAAACATGACATAGATATACCAGTTGTAGTAAAAAAAAATTGGTATTACTGA